The genomic region GCCCTGTGTGAAACCATGAGTCTGATGGCGGACGAAGATACCGGTTTCGCCATCAACGTACAGCGTAGATTTTTCCATGATCATCTGGAACCCTGGGTGGGCCGATTCTTCGCAGACATGCAGCGCGCGAAATCGGCCCGCTTCTATGCTGCGGTCGGCCAGTTGGGCGAACGGTTTTTCGATATCGAGCGGCGCTACCTTGAGATGCTGGCCTGAGCAAGGCACGGCCGGTGCGGATGGCGCCACCAAATCCATATAGCTCCGAGGAGGACGGCAACATGAAGACAAGATCAGGACACCGTAGCTTTGGCCGTCGGCAATTCCTGACTAATGGCATCGCCGCCATCGCGGGTGCCACCGCCCTCGCGTTGTTCAGCCGCGAAGATCCCGTGCGGGTAGTGGATGCATCCACGGCCGCCCCGGCACCGCCCTCGAACCAGGGATACCGGGTAACCCCGCACGTTCGGCACTACTACGAAAAGGCGCGATTCTAGAGCGTGGCCACCGATTCATAGGGCGACCGCGGAAAATTCGACGGAACAGGAGAAGACGCGATGAAGTTGATCAAGAAAGATGGAGCGGCCACGGCCCGCACAACGGGCGAATCCGGTCATCTGTTTGGCGAGATCATCGATCGACGCGCGTTTCTGAAGCGCTCGGGTCTTGCCGTTGGCGGGGCAGCACTGTCTACGGCCTTGCCGGTGGCAATGATGCGACGCGCGGAAGCGGAAGAAATGAATGCACCAAAGGCCGGGGTCAAGACCGAGGTCCGGCATTCGGTATGCACCCATTGTTCCGTCGGGTGCGGTGTTGTTGCCGAAATCCAGAACGGGGTGTGGACCGGCCAGGAGCCGGATTTCGATTCCCCGTTCAACCTTGGTGCCCACTGCGCCAAGGGCGCGTCGGTGCGTGAGCACGGATTCGGCGACAAGCGGATCAAATATCCGATGAAGTTGGTGGACGGCAAGTGGAAGCGCATCAGTTGGGACGACGCCATCAAGGAGATCGGTGACAAACTTTTGGATATCCGCAAGAAATCGGGACCCGATTCCTTGTGGATGGCCGGTTCCTCCAAGGCGAGCAACGAAGGCTCCTATCTGCAACGCAAGTTCGCAGCTTTCTGGGGGTCCAACAACATCGATCACCAGGCGCGCATCTGTCATTCGACCACGGTCGCCGGGGTGGCCAACACCTGGGGCTACGGCGCGATGACCAACTCGTTCAATGACATCCACAACGCCAAGTCCATGATCTTCATCGGCAGCAACGCCGCCGAGGCCCACCCGGTCGGTATGCAGCACATCCTGCGTGGTAAGGAGAACGGAGGCAAGGTGATCGTCGTTGATCCACGCTTCACGCGCACTGCGGCGCACGCGGATCAGTACATCCGCATCCGCCCGGGTACGGACGTGCCTTTCACCTGGGGCATTCTGTACCACATCTTCAAGAACGGCTGGCAGGACAAGAAGTACATCCGTGAGCGTGTCTACGGCATGGACGAAATCCAGGCCGAAGTGGCGAAATGGTCGCCGGACGTGATTGAGAACGTGGTCGGTGTTCCGGAAAAGGAAATGTACCAGGCGGCGAAGACCCTGGCCGAAAACCGGCCGGGAACGCTGGTGTGGTGTATGGGCGGTACGCAGCACCACATCGGCAACAACAATACGCGCGCTTACTGCATCCTGCAGCTGGCCCTGGGGAACATCGGGGTGACTGGTGGCGGCGCCAATATCTTCCGTGGCCACGACAACGTGCAGGGGGCAACGGACATTGGTCCCAACTGTCACACGCTGCCCGGATACTACGGCCTGTCCGAAGGCGCATGGAAGCACTGGGCGCGGGTATGGGACGTGGACTACGAATACCTGAAGGGTCGTTTCGACATGTCGCGCAAATACGATGCCGGCGGCGGAAAGATGGCCTACACCATGAATATTCCCGGCATGCCGGTATCGCGCTGGTTTGATGGCATCATGGAGGACACAAAGCACCTGCAGCAAAAGGATAATGTCCACGCGATTCTGTTCCAGGGTCATGCCATCAACAGCCAGACCCGTGCCCCGGATCAGAAGGCGGCGCTGGAGAAGGTCGACCTGGTCGTTGTTTCCGATCCGTACCCGACCGTTCTCAGTGTGCTCAGCGACCGCAAGAACGACACCTACCTGCTTCCCACGTGCACGCAGTTTGAGCAGTCCGGTTCGGTTACCGCGTCGAACCGTTCGCTGCAGTGGCGCGAGAAGGTGATCGACCCGCTGTTCGAGTCCAAGGTCGACGCCGAGATTCTCTATCTTCTGGCGAAGAAGCTGGGTTTTGCCGACCAGATGTTCAAGCACATCAAGGTGGAGAACAATGTACCTGTTGTCGAAGACGTGCTGCGGGAAGTGAACCGTGGCACGTGGACCATCGGCTATACCGGCCAGAGCCCGGAACGACTGAAGAAGCAGCTGGCGAACAAGCACACCTTCAACACGACAACGCTGAAGGCTGAAGGCGGACCGTGCGATGGCGAGTTCTACGGGCTGCCCTGGCCGAGCTGGGGTACGCCGGAAATGAACCATCCTGGAACCCCGATCCTGTACGACACCAGCAAACCGGTGGCGGAAGGCGGCCTCACGTTTCGCGCCCGCTTCGGCGTCGAACACAACGGGGTCAGCCTGTTGGCCAATGGCAGCTACAGCAAGGGGTCGCAGATCCGGGACGGATACCCGGAATTTACCTACGGCATCCTGCGCAAGTTGGGCTGGGACAAGGATCTGACCGCGAAGGAACTGGCGGTCATCCGCAAGATCGGCGGTGCCACTCCCGACAAGGTGAACTGGAAGGTCGATTTGTCCGGCGGCATCCAGCGGGTAGCCGTCAAGCATGGGTGCGCTCCCTTTGGCAACGCCAAGGCGCGCAGCATCGTGTGGCAGTTCCCGGATCCGGTGCCGATTCATCGCGAACC from Acidiferrobacteraceae bacterium harbors:
- a CDS encoding formate dehydrogenase subunit alpha, translating into MKLIKKDGAATARTTGESGHLFGEIIDRRAFLKRSGLAVGGAALSTALPVAMMRRAEAEEMNAPKAGVKTEVRHSVCTHCSVGCGVVAEIQNGVWTGQEPDFDSPFNLGAHCAKGASVREHGFGDKRIKYPMKLVDGKWKRISWDDAIKEIGDKLLDIRKKSGPDSLWMAGSSKASNEGSYLQRKFAAFWGSNNIDHQARICHSTTVAGVANTWGYGAMTNSFNDIHNAKSMIFIGSNAAEAHPVGMQHILRGKENGGKVIVVDPRFTRTAAHADQYIRIRPGTDVPFTWGILYHIFKNGWQDKKYIRERVYGMDEIQAEVAKWSPDVIENVVGVPEKEMYQAAKTLAENRPGTLVWCMGGTQHHIGNNNTRAYCILQLALGNIGVTGGGANIFRGHDNVQGATDIGPNCHTLPGYYGLSEGAWKHWARVWDVDYEYLKGRFDMSRKYDAGGGKMAYTMNIPGMPVSRWFDGIMEDTKHLQQKDNVHAILFQGHAINSQTRAPDQKAALEKVDLVVVSDPYPTVLSVLSDRKNDTYLLPTCTQFEQSGSVTASNRSLQWREKVIDPLFESKVDAEILYLLAKKLGFADQMFKHIKVENNVPVVEDVLREVNRGTWTIGYTGQSPERLKKQLANKHTFNTTTLKAEGGPCDGEFYGLPWPSWGTPEMNHPGTPILYDTSKPVAEGGLTFRARFGVEHNGVSLLANGSYSKGSQIRDGYPEFTYGILRKLGWDKDLTAKELAVIRKIGGATPDKVNWKVDLSGGIQRVAVKHGCAPFGNAKARSIVWQFPDPVPIHREPLYTPRYDLVKKYPTYADRKAFWRLPTRYASIQAKDYSKDFPLVFISGRLTEYEGGGAETRSNKWLAELQQHMFVEINPRDANDRKIKDGQMVWLEGPEGGRILIMAMVTPRVASGVIWTPFHFGGWYEGKDLFDKYPEGTAPYVRGEACNTATTYGYDSVTQMQETKATLCQIKAA